Proteins encoded by one window of Octopus sinensis unplaced genomic scaffold, ASM634580v1 Contig16887, whole genome shotgun sequence:
- the LOC115230950 gene encoding probable palmitoyltransferase ZDHHC24 produces MVWREDQTQTYKRHPWPLKIIDRVFLLVFLFGGLLLTWYEGFLIMPTYYSEVSFIVVVHITVFVVLISHIYANLIFLVLTDTSVRCRTHLPLVSQTWRFCQDCNAHVPARSHHCLNCNVCILRHDHHCWFAGCCIGYRNQRYFCVMLLYMFIMALYCNLFNYEFVCRLKGPLGFFNIISFTMPHVGWVLGYYDAYTFFVTTMSAIGFLLLLLFIWSLRNQARQILYGQTQYEYKKKITCFDMGFKHNWTNVFGPHWFLAFFFPWIESKLPGDGFVFQMKNT; encoded by the coding sequence atCAGACACAAACCTACAAGAGGCATCCATGGCCCTTAAAAATCATTGACCGAGTTTTCCTTTTGGTTTTCCTGTTTGGAGGGCTTCTGCTGACGTGGTACGAAGGTTTTCTCATTATGCCAACTTACTATTCCGAAGTGTCCTTTATCGTCGTCGTGCACATCACTGTCTTCGTTGTCCTCATTTCGCACATCTATGCAAACCTGATTTTTCTGGTGCTGACGGACACATCGGTGAGGTGTCGCACACACTTGCCCTTGGTCAGTCAAACCTGGAGATTTTGCCAGGACTGCAACGCTCACGTTCCAGCTCGTTCACATCACTGCCTCAACTGCAACGTCTGCATCCTTCGACATGACCACCACTGCTGGTTCGCCGGCTGCTGCATCGGCTACCGAAACCAGCGCTATTTCTGTGTTATGCTGCTGTATATGTTCATCATGGCCCTTTACTGTAACCTTTTCAACTATGAGTTTGTGTGCCGACTAAAGGGGCCTCTCGGCTTCTTCAACATCATTTCGTTTACGATGCCCCATGTTGGATGGGTTTTGGGTTATTATGATGCATATACGTTTTTTGTTACTACAATGAGTGCCATCGGATTCCTACTTCTGCTTCTCTTCATCTGGTCACTGAGAAACCAAGCCAGGCAGATCCTGTACGGACAGACACAGTatgaatacaaaaagaaaatcacatGCTTCGACATGGGTTTCAAACACAACTGGACCAACGTTTTTGGTCCTCACTGGTTCCTGGCTTTCTTCTTTCCCTGGATTGAATCAAAACTTCCTGGAGATGGTTTTGTATTCCAAATGAAAAACACGTAA